The Carassius carassius chromosome 16, fCarCar2.1, whole genome shotgun sequence genome window below encodes:
- the LOC132159694 gene encoding keratin, type I cytoskeletal 19-like, with protein sequence MTQVMQSFSRKSLSGSSSRPFSSLSLGGGYSKRIAVGHAPSVYAGAGGSSVRVSYAQSSKSGFDLASALGGGDNGFGAGFNEKTTMQNLNDRLASYLEKVRSLEKANAQLEFQIREWYEKRTPVSRDYSHYYVTIEDLRKKIAVASMDNARIILQIDNAKLAAEDFRVKYENELALRQSVEADIAGLRKVLDELTMTRSDLEMQIEGLREELVYLKKNHAEELAALRAQMSSSSVNVEVDAAPQQDMARIMEEIRQQYEGVIDKNRREMESWYKSKFDELNKQVTTRQEDLTLSRSEISDLRRTLQSLEIELQSQLSLKAALEGTLGETESRYTIQLSHLQGVINNLEAELSQVRIDIERQGTEYKLLLDIKTRLELEIAEYRRLLDGEGIQKQTVKVVEIVPPPPKHEPVVTKRVRTVIEEVVDGKVVSRTEDVDVEVVKK encoded by the exons ATGACTCAGGTTATGCAGTCTTTTTCACGCAAGAGCTTGTCCGGCTCCAGCTCTCGTCCCTTCTCCTCGCTCTCGCTCGGCGGTGGATACTCCAAGCGCATCGCCGTCGGTCATGCGCCAAGTGTCTACGCAGGTGCAGGGGGCTCCAGCGTGCGCGTCTCTTACGCTCAAAGTAGCAAGAGCGGTTTCGACCTGGCCAGCGCGCTCGGCGGCGGTGACAATGGCTTCGGTGCGGGTTTCAACGAGAAGACCACCATGCAGAACCTCAACGACCGTCTGGCGAGCTACCTGGAGAAGGTGCGCTCCCTGGAGAAAGCCAACGCGCAGCTGGAGTTCCAGATCCGGGAGTGGTACGAGAAGAGAACCCCCGTCTCCAGAGACTACAGCCACTATTACGTCACCATTGAAGATCTGCGCAAAAAA ATCGCCGTCGCCAGCATGGACAATGCCAGAATCATACTTCAGATTGACAACGCCAAACTGGCAGCTGAGGACTTCAGAGTCAA GTACGAGAATGAATTGGCCCTGCGTCAGTCCGTGGAGGCCGATATCGCCGGTCTGAGAAAGGTTCTGGACGAACTCACCATGACTCGCTCAGACCTTGAGATGCAGATTGAGGGTCTGAGGGAAGAGCTGGTCTACCTGAAGAAGAACCATGCAGAG GAACTCGCAGCTCTTCGCGCTCAAATGTCCTCCAGCAGCGTAAACGTTGAGGTTGACGCTGCACCTCAGCAAGACATGGCCCGCATCATGGAGGAGATCCGACAGCAATATGAAGGCGTCATTGACAAGAACCGCAGAGAAATGGAGTCCTGGTACAAGAGCAAA TTCGACGAACTGAACAAGCAGGTAACCACCAGACAAGAAGACCTCACATTGTCCCGCAGTGAAATCAGTGATCTTAGGAGGACACTTCAGAGCCTGGAGATTGAACTGCAGTCACAGCTCAGCTTG AAAGCAGCACTAGAAGGCACACTGGGAGAGACAGAGTCACGGTACACCATCCAGCTCAGTCATTTGCAGGGCGTCATTAACAACCTGGAGGCGGAGCTTTCTCAGGTGCGCATTGACATCGAAAGACAAGGCACCGAATACAAACTTCTCCTGGACATCAAGACCAGACTAGAGTTGGAGATCGCTGAGTACAGGAGACTTCTGGATGGAGAGGGCATTCA GAAACAGACGGTCAAAGTTGTAGAGATTGTACCTCCTCCTCCCAAGC ACGAACCTGTGGTGACCAAGCGTGTTCGCACAGTAATCGAAGAGGTGGTTGATGGAAAGGTCGTTTCTCGAACAGAGGATGTGGACGTTGAGGTCGTGAAGAAGTAA